Genomic window (Nymphaea colorata isolate Beijing-Zhang1983 chromosome 1, ASM883128v2, whole genome shotgun sequence):
GTTTACTAATGTGGCTGATGGAAAGTGCGTGCCTACCACATTGGTCTATCTAATGCAAATTCTGGTTGTTTGTTTCTCCCAGGGAATGTTTGATTGTCTGGATAACTTTTGCTTTTACGTAAAGGTCATTTTAACGACACAACGACAAACAAATACTTGGCAAgcaatctaattttttttccacttttcaaCTCCAAAATTCTGTCAGTTTTCTCAATCTCTTGAGGGTCTGTCGACCACTTGGTCACAAATGGTGGCACTTTATTGTTGGTGTCCCCTCCAATTTAACGCTGCGATTAAATGGATATAATTGCACCAACATAAACTGAGGGTCTTGAATTCAACAATGTCGTGCTGGTTAACTCTTCAAGCTTGCACTCAAAAACGAAGGAAGCAATTATGGAATCTCCACACACTAGGGCCCGACTAGCTTACTCTCATTTCTGGCCTTGTTTTGGGCAGTCCAACTACCAAACATAATGAGAAGAGGAGTTCCCACCGCTGTCCCCTATAGGACTTCGGTCCATAGTTCGGACCAATGTAGCTCATCATCCTCTCAGACCAGTTACAGATCATCGCCTTGCTCAGCTATTACCTCACCAACCAGACGCAAACCCTCACGCAGATTCCCTCTTCAGTCTTAAGGATTCCTTCTTTTCCAAtctacattaaaaaaaaaaaaaatcaagttgtaTCAGTTTATCAGACCAATCTACCAACTCAGCCCAGGATCGACGTAACTTTAGACCCTAGAGACACAAGGAAGGGGGTGGGGATCTTTCTGGTCTCTTTGGATTGCATTAACTAAATTAACGCAAACGCATGCACGCAAATTGGAAGCAACACGGTCTTAGCAGTATTAGATGAACAGATATGTCCGACTGTCGGGAGGAATTTGGCTATGATGCAGTTGTCTAAGATGATGCAGGCCTAGCGACTGCCATCAAGATCACAAGCGGCTGACTCAACTAGTGCCAGATCAGACTCGGACATGATCAAGACTGCAAGTTTCGGCAAGGCACTTCTTTCGCCTGTGGATTGAGTCTGAATTCGTAACGTCCACCTCCACGAAACATGAATGTTTCCAATTCCAAGAGGATATGGGGGCGTGAAAGGATTCATAGAGCATTTATCATCCTTTTCATCTCAAAGGACCTCCTAAGATCAAGGATCTACTATTGCCCTCTCTGCGAGTACATGCTTGATGCGACACGACTTCCTCAcctggaacaaaaaaaaaaaaagttcactgTTCCACACAGATTGTCCAAAAACAGAACTCCAACATTGAATACCCtggttttgtgtgtgtgtgcaagagaaaggggtgggggggagagagagagagagtcctctTCTCTTACCCACCAAAGGGATGGGATTTGAAGCAGCGGAATTGTTTAGTGGGATCTACTACCACATTTCCTGGAAGTAGCAGAAAGATAACAGGACCAGCCAGGGATGAGAATTCACCTTTTATTTACAGAATGCAAATATATTATGCTGTGGAAGATGTTCAACTAAAGGCGTACCAAGAGATCATTGAAGAGATGACCATCACGCCAAAATTTGTGATAGGTactaaaacaaaacaaagaatgtacAGCCTTTATGAAGTCCCAACAACTTCCTGAAAAGAACTTAGATGGCATCACATAAAGGTTCATCAAAATTTTGCAGTAGCTATAACTCTCCTACATAGTACAGCAAATCTATATGTGAGCCTAACTTCAAACAACACCGTGGAAGCTATTTTATTTTTGGCAATTCGATATAGTAATATACGTTACAAAGCTAGAGATTGAGGTGGTGTTTGGGACGCTTGGATGAGGTGCCAGCGACACATGTCTAAAATGTTCAGCAGTTTCTATATGTGAGCCTAACTTCAAACAACACCGTGGAAGCTATTTTATTTTTGGCAATTCGATATAGTAATATACGTTACAAAGCTAGAGATTGAGGTGGTGTTTGGGACGCTTGGATGAGGTGCCAGCGACACATGTCTAAAATGTTCAGCAGTTTAAGACAGAGTTGGCATATCCCACTTCTTCTGTATCATCTTCAGAAGTGGGATACAACTAATGAGACACGCATGAAGAAATTAACTAAAACATGAACGAAGTATCATTGACACAAAATTCAGTATTTGTTTGCACCACTTTACTATTGAGTCATTGAGACAAAGTCGTCTAAATAGTACATTTGGACACTGTTAGAGCAAAACAAACAGCCGAGATGAGACCATACCTTGGGAACGCGCTCTGGATTGGAAAATCGGAGGTTTTGGGCATGGAGCATTTGACACAGAGTCATGAGCATGTTCTTCTCCTTCAAAAGAACATACCATAGTTTATGAAGATCATCACATGATTTAAGACGCAAATTCAGAGGCCTTCCAACTTCGACCTGAAAAATCCACATAACATTTAGTAATGCAACTAAAGTTCTTGCCTTATTCACCAATAACGCGAAGgcagaaaagaagggaaaagcaAGTGGCCTATTTGAATAAAGCAACCAggaaaaacaaattataaaCATGTTTTATAATTGGAATAAATGTCCAACCAGGAAATGCAGCTCGTGAGAAAATAAATCTGCCCGCATGCTTGAAATAAGTATGTAAATATGGACTactaaaaatgtttaaaagtgGTTAATAGCAAGGGagctgcagaaaaaaaaaaaaagaaaaaaaaagatcgtTAATAAATTCAATGCAAACGTGAAAATATTGGAGGATGTTTATAAACTAATTCCCAAACAGACACTTCACCAGTGAAAACAATTAAACATCCTTGGAAGACCGTTTCCacttataaaaaggaaaatacttGGAGAATTTCCACAATTTATTCATGATTTTTCGCCTTTCTTTTAGGTgtaataaagagaaaaagagaaaagcgaaaagagagagagagagattgattcaaCATTACTAGTTCAACAGGATACAGGATGTTGGAGCTCCTACAAAgaaacattgtcacaaaaaacactgttttttttaaaaaaacgcgtatttaacTCCAAAAACAGTTCtaccgtataatacccatactattctcatttttttgaaaaaaacataaaaaaacgtgtataataCCCGTATAATACTCGTATTATAcgttattttcccgttttttgccttttttttattaattattatttttataatttttaagatgtattaaatgtttaatttttaaaaaaaatttgccgaactttttccgttttattcccgatatataaaactttaccgtattatactCGTTTTTTTTctcgccgtttaatacccgtccccgttttttgtgacaatgctacAAACAACAAAATCACATACAAAAGCATCGGATGGATAAATCCATGAAAAGCAGAAATAGGAAGTACAGTAGTGGTAACGACAGACTATCAAAACCCCATATAGAATAACAAACATATCTCCCATATATCCAGCATAGTTCCTGGGAAGAAACAATACATTCCAACACCATGAATGCTATTTTGCAAAAAACTCACCCAACGAGGGTTTGAGACCATTAGCAGGATCGTGTCACCCAAAAAACATCATCTGGAAGGCTCTTCAACCCTGCTGCCATAGGGGACTAATAACCTTATCAATCAAGAACACCCCGAAGAAAGATCATTTATTAAAACCTAGAATCACTATCATCAAAAGAGTCAACTCTATATCATGAAACAGCAAGAAGCCTTGCATCCATTGAGATCCATACAATAGACTTGTACCCTATCCTTCTCGTGGGCCATAGGAAGCTATTGTGGACAGACCATATTTGTGTCTAGAAAACTAATACCCCAGCTTGCTAATTAAAATAAACTTCAGTCTTTCCCACCCTGGTAGACCTTCTGATGGGAGCAATAGTAGCAGGCAGACGTCTCCTAGAAGCTTATTGACAGCGGAAGCTTGAACGACCGCAAGCCTGTCAGCCAACCCACCTTCCAACTCGGCCACCTAAGCCAAAGGTAAATACCACTTGAAGCAAAGCAAAAGGAATTTAGTGATTGGAAGGCCAAATGTTGGTTTCTGGTGTTGCGCAGGAGCTTGATGTTCAGGGACTAAGGGTGGTGATGAGTTAGGGAGCTGCACGGGAGAGTGACGTTCAAGGACCGAAGCCCACGATCAGTCAGGGAGCagtgcaggagagagagagagagagagagagagagagagagagagagagaaaagtgaCATTATTGACAAATCGATTTATAAAATGTGGCctgtgaaaattttcttttaagaaattatCTGTCGAGAAATTGTGCAACATCTAACAATATTCTTCACTTTTCAACACTTAAGTTAATTAAAACCAAAGACCTCAAGAGGCACATTTGAAACTTTGATTCCTGAACTATATGAGATCCAGGAGTCCTGTTTCTTCAAAAATGCAGAAAGGAGTGCCTCGGGTCATTTTGTTAATCCATGTCATGCACAATTCCTTCAGCCAACGATGTTGGTAAACATATTCAACAAACACTAGTACACATCTAATGATGTTTAGAATGAAGTTCATCAAGTACTTGGACTCAATAATCAAACTCGTAGCGATGCCTACAAGGTAATGCTGAACCAACTAGGCAGGAAAAAGTGAAGCGGTTCAATTGCATACATTAAACAGTTTTCAATTAAGTAATCATCAAGAATAACACAACCAACCAAATGCAATCAAGATGACGTCGTCCATTTAGAGATGAACACGATGTGGAAGCATCAACAAAGGgggagaaaacaaaaagcaaaatcaaatgaTCCTACCATAAACAACAGGTTTGTCAACTTCTTCGCTTCAATCTGCCTCGAAAAATTCTTCAAGTGGATTGTGTGCAACGTTAGATGAAACAGCTGGAGCAGCTGAAGCTTCAGCCTTTACTGCAGCAAAAGGCGCCCTTCCATACTCCATTCCAAGAGTCGGTGAAGTTAACATGATTCCAATCTACAATaattaacttaaaaaataagtaacaaCAAAAATGGCTTTTTAAACAAAAACGCAGAAAAGGATATCAGAGAACAACATGTCTCCTGAAGCATTCTCTTGTTGTAATTGAGATACTGGAAACGCCAAGTTGCTCCGGTGAGAGAGGGCCATAGATTGAGAAAGGCCGCACCTTACGATAGGAGGAGAACACTGGTGGATGGAGGCCGGTAGCAGAAGGGCGGGTCGTTGTTGGATGTTCCCTTGCTGCGGTAGAAGGCCTATCCTGAATCTGTGAAGTCGATGCTCTAACaggcaaaagaaagaagaatgtcAACAAATAAAACCCGTACATAGAACAGATAAAGGCCACCGTAGCCATCGCCCCTTAGTGACGGCTGACAGCATCCGAGCcccgagcgagagagagagagagggtgagaggATGGTGAATACCTGGCGGTGAGTTCTGCACTCGCTGCCGCCGGGTACTGCCGCAAAAAGGGATCAAGGTGAAGCGCAGCTGCCGCAACGAGGGATGAAGGTGAAAGGCAGCTGCCGCAACGAGGGATGAAGGTGAAATGCAGCTGCCGTGAACAGGGAcctgaaaaaagagagagagagagagagagagagagagagagagagagagagagatggtaatACCAAATTCCCCTTGAAATGTGGGCTGGGATATCATTTGAACAGTGGAATCCACGGCCAGCAAACACTTATCGGTAGTGTTTGGCAGCACCAGGAACAAAATCTTGGGATCAACATCTGAAGATTTTGATCCTGGAATCATTGGAATGGGGATTTGGATCGCCATTCCAAAAACAAGGTGTGTATGACTGAGTAGGATGCAGAAAACGGAAAATAAATATTGTTAATCCATGTATTTTTTCATGACACTGAAGAAATTCCAAACGTCCAAAACGCAGATATATATCCAATAGCAGGGCATGTAGACATGGTCTTCCAGACCACAAATCATActtaattaaatgaaaaatggacCCTTTTCTCCAAAATTCACAGATCTGCATATAAATGGATGCTTTTATTGTTTTCTCTAGTCTTCCATTCGCAAGAGCCGCATTTATTTCAACAgcatggaaaggaaaagagaaaaacaagaaaattgttGAAGAGGGAGAACACTGCATTATATCATTTTAGTGCCATAATATCATTCAACATTTAGACATGTTTCTCATCTTCAATTTCCCAACTTTGTCGTGTAAGCTCTGTGGACAAGCTCCATCAACCTTGTGCGACTCCAGATTCACATGGGCTGCAGTAGTCTGTAGGCCTACCAATTAACAAATCTGATCATGATCGACTTGTTCTGCAGAGAGGCTAACAATAGCGAGTGTAAGATAGTTTGGGCTCAGTCTGGTTTGTTCCAAATGCAGTCAAGGTTTGTTTTGCCAGGAGAATGCCTACATCTTGGAGAAGCTAAGAGATATGCAATTATTTCTGCAGTCAATCATACAGTGGATTCAATCAGGACCAGGATCTGCTAATCATGATTATGGGACTGTAACTCTgtagaaataaataaattttggttCCACAGTCCACAGCTGCAATCCACATAAGCAGTACTTTACAATTAAGAGGGCACATAGGGTGTGCTTATAGCGGCAGTTATAGAATGCAATTAAGGAAACAATGTCAAGCCCGTAGTCTCTTACACTCAGCATCTCTCATTAATGGATTTCAATAGCACAACAAAGTTGAGTTAAAAAGAATAATTCTCCAGTCTGGCAATTGCTCAGTGAAAGCTTCCTTTTGTGATGTATTATCATTTACACAATAGCTGAAGAGGCAACTGAGCCGTGCTTCGAAAAATAACTCATAAGACTAAACGCCGTCCTTTCTGCACATCTGTGGCAACTCAGATTATAATAGTTTAAGGATAATTTCCAAATACAAAGCCGCAGCTCACTCTTGGGAATATGAAAAAAGGAACTACAAAGAGCCTCCAATGGCGCCTTTCATTTGACAGGGGGTGACCTCTGAAAGTCATTGAGTTGAAGAAACAGCAGAAGTTCATAAACAAGATGAAATTGGAAGTGTTTTGATCCCTGTTGTCGTTAACGGAACAGGATTGATAACCAAATGGCATCTCCCTTTTAGACAACATGCAAGTTGTGGTTTCCAAACTCAATGAAAATGATTGGAAAATATTCGATATAGACATTAGTGGGTGGCTGTCCAATCATACCCTGGTATGCTTGCCTGATTTTCTTGGCTAAGCCGGTGCCAATAAGTAATTCCTCCTTACATAATGCAGCCAAACTGAAAACCTCCTCACATTCAGCATATTCCACTAGGCACTGTATGGAAGCAAGGTATTACACTAGCCAATCGGAAGCATATTGTGGCCTTCACCAGGCATTCTGATGTTTGGAAGCAAAAATGTTGATAATCAAGTCCATTGCTTTCATGTGCATGGTTTCACTGCTTCCAACAAGTGCGTAAGAAGGGCCATCAAGCTCCCTTCTTCGCTTCAGCAGAACTaccagaaaaatgaaaaaagactcAACGAAGGGATTAATCCCTAGCTTTAAATGAGAGACAATATGAATGTTTCTTTATGTCAAATAAGATCAGTATAGCCATAGGAACTAGGAGTTCTTAAAAGGCAGTTGTGCGTCTAAAGGAAAATCCTTCCAATCTTTCTTGAGAGTCCTTACTTCCAATTTGTCATATCTTCTAAAATTGTTCCCACTGTAGCCAGTGATCAATACACAGGCCTGCCCACGTTTGTCTCTCAATGGTTGGAACCAAATCCCCAAGTTCAACGGGAACTGGAAGATTTCATGTTAATGTATATGGGACTGCTCACAATGTGCTCTAATTATAAAGCCTAATTACTCCAGGGCCAAGGCATGTGCAAGTGCTTCATGTAGCAGTTTAAAGGCTCTGCCTCAAGTTAGCATGTGCAACTTGTAAAGGTCATCAAACTGACTAGAAGGCACAAGCTGGAAATCTACAAGAGGCTTCTCTTGGCTCCTGGATATACTCTTGACAGTTTTTACCAAGCATGGATCTACCAATCTGTGCCTTCAAATCGATCGGATTGATCATGACACGTAAGATTATTAATACCTAAGGTGACAGAAGTATGATCGGCTTAATCATGAGCTTGATCCCACTGGTAACGTGAATTAGACAAACGGCTAAGAAGGTAGAATTATGCCAATATTAGTAcctgcatcaaaattttcataactGTCAATTATCAGCTATTAATGTAAGAATATTTGCTTAGTCGATGCCCCCCTGGATTCTTTCTCAAGCATAAGAGTATGAAGCGTGCGGACGAGGAAGAGAGGTTCTGAAAGGCATAGTAATGCA
Coding sequences:
- the LOC116245764 gene encoding uncharacterized protein LOC116245764, translating into MAIQIPIPMIPGSKSSDVDPKILFLVLPNTTDKSHISRGIWYYHLSLSLSLSLSLSLSLFSGPCSRQLHFTFIPRCGSCLSPSSLVAAAALHLDPFLRQYPAAASAELTARASTSQIQDRPSTAAREHPTTTRPSATGLHPPVFSSYRKVRPFSIYGPLSPEQLGVSSISITTRECFRRHIGIMLTSPTLGMEYGRAPFAAVKAEASAAPAVSSNVAHNPLEEFFEAD